The Actinopolymorpha sp. NPDC004070 nucleotide sequence ATGTCGCCGCGGTAGCCGATCATCCAGGCGTGCGTGCGCGGCGGATCGTCGCTGCCGTACTCCGCCGTCCCGGTCTTGGCGTAGACGTCCGGGCCGGGCAGGTCGAGCTCCTTGGCCGAGCCGGTGGCCACCACCGCCCGCATCAGCCCCCGCATCCGGGTGACCAACCCGGCCGGAAGCTTGTCACCCGCGGGACCACCGGGCGCCACGTCCGGCAGGAGCACCGGCTTGTACGGCCGTCCGGCGTCCACCGTCGCCGCGACCAGCGCCATGCCCAGCGGACTCATCTGCACCCGCCCCTGGCCGATCATGCTGGCGGCGAGGTCGACCAGGTCGCGTGGCTCGGGCACCGAGCCGGAGTACGCGGGCAGCCCGAGCTTCCACTTCGTACCGATGCCGAACCGCTCGGCCATCGCCACCAGTTCGCCGTCGTCGAGGTCGCGGGCGCGTTCGACGACCGTGGTGTTGCACGAGTGCGCGAACGCGTCGGTCATCGGCCCGTCCGGCAACGAGAAGTCGTAGGCGTTCTTGAAGTGCTTGCCGCCCACGGACGTGTCGGACGGGCAGGTCACCATGTCGCCGGGACGCAGCCCGTCCGCCAGCAGTGCCGACACCGACACCACCTTGAACGTCGAGCCTGGTGGGTAGCGGCCGACGAAGGCGCGGTTGTACGACGTCACGCCGGGGCCGTTGGCCGCGGCCAGCACCTCGCCGGTGCCGGCCCGGACCGCTACCAGCGCGGTCGGTTTCGCCTGGCCGGCCACCGCGTCCTCGGCGGCGTTCTGCACGTCCGGGTCGAGCGTCGTGCGCAGCGGTTTGCCCGGCACCGGCTTCCGCGAGAACACCGTGGTCACCCGGTGGTCGTCGGCGGTGCGCACCACGTCGATCCGGCCGCCCGGACTTCCGGCCAACTGCTTCTGGTACGCCGCCTGAAGGCCGCTCGCGCCCACCGCGTCGCCGTCGGCCGCGAGCGGTCCCGCGTTCTTCAGCGAGTCCGCGGTCGCCGGCGCGACGACACCGAGGACACCGCGGGCGAACGACGACGACGGACCGAGCGACATGGTGTCCTCGCGGGTCACCACCCCGGGGATGGCGTCCAGCCGGGCGCGCGCCTTCTGGTAGGCGGGCTCGCGCAGCGTCAGCACGTCGACGAAGTACGTCGGGTCGGCGGCCTCGGCCCGCCTGCGCAGGGCGTTCGGGTCGACGTCGAGGACCTGCCGCAGCTTGGCGTAGGTGACGTCGGGCTTGACCCGACGCGGCTCCACCCCGACCCGGACCACCGGAGTTTCCTTGGTCAGCGGCTTGCCCGCGTGGTCCACGATCGACGCCCGGGCCGGTAGCTCACGCTCCAGGTGCAGCGACGTTGCGGCCGTGAGCTTCGGGTGGAACGTCTGCGGCGTCCACCACACCTTCCATCTGCCCTGGTCGTCCTCGCGTACCTCGGCGGCGGTGGTGTAGCGCCAGGTGCCCAGGCCGACGAGGCTGTGGGTGATGGCCAGCGGCTGGCGGCAGACCTTCCCGTCGGCCTTCAGCTTCGCGGCCTGGTCGCTGTCGAGGCAGGTCAGCTCACCGGCCGGGCGTACGGAAGTCTTCCGCGCGCGCACCGCGTGCGTGTCCGCCGCCAGGTCGCGCCCGGCGGCCTTGGCCGTGCGCGCGTCGACGGTGGCGCCGAGCGTGCCGGACGACCACGCTTCGGCGAACGCACGGACCGCCCGGGACGCCTCCTCCGGCGGGCCCGACGTGCAGGCTGCCGCCCCCGACAGCGTTCCGAACGCGACGACCGCCGCGGCCAGGCGTGTACGCATGAGATCCCCCGGTGCGGTGCGTCGGTGCACGTTGGTCGGCACGTCAGTGAGTGGGCAGGTCGGTCGGTGCAGGTGAGTGGGCGCAGGTCGGTCGATGCAGGTCAGTCGAGCGCCCAGTCGACGGGCTCCCCGCCCTGCTCGGTCAGCAATGCGTTGGCCCGGCTGAACGGCCGGGAACCGAAGAAGCCCCGGTCGGCCGACATCGGGCTCGGGTGCGCGGACTCGATCCTCGGCACCGTGCCCAGCAGTGGCCGCAGGCTCTGCGCGTCCCGCCCCCACAGGATTGCCACCAGCGGCTTGCCTCGGGCCACCAGCGCCCTGATGGCCTGGTCGGTGACAGCCTCCCAGCCCTTGCCGCGGTGGGCGGCGGGGCGGCCGGGTTCGACGGTCAGCGACCGGTTGAGTAACAGGATGCCGCGCC carries:
- a CDS encoding penicillin-binding transpeptidase domain-containing protein; protein product: MRTRLAAAVVAFGTLSGAAACTSGPPEEASRAVRAFAEAWSSGTLGATVDARTAKAAGRDLAADTHAVRARKTSVRPAGELTCLDSDQAAKLKADGKVCRQPLAITHSLVGLGTWRYTTAAEVREDDQGRWKVWWTPQTFHPKLTAATSLHLERELPARASIVDHAGKPLTKETPVVRVGVEPRRVKPDVTYAKLRQVLDVDPNALRRRAEAADPTYFVDVLTLREPAYQKARARLDAIPGVVTREDTMSLGPSSSFARGVLGVVAPATADSLKNAGPLAADGDAVGASGLQAAYQKQLAGSPGGRIDVVRTADDHRVTTVFSRKPVPGKPLRTTLDPDVQNAAEDAVAGQAKPTALVAVRAGTGEVLAAANGPGVTSYNRAFVGRYPPGSTFKVVSVSALLADGLRPGDMVTCPSDTSVGGKHFKNAYDFSLPDGPMTDAFAHSCNTTVVERARDLDDGELVAMAERFGIGTKWKLGLPAYSGSVPEPRDLVDLAASMIGQGRVQMSPLGMALVAATVDAGRPYKPVLLPDVAPGGPAGDKLPAGLVTRMRGLMRAVVATGSAKELDLPGPDVYAKTGTAEYGSDDPPRTHAWMIGYRGDIAFAVLVEDGGAGGKDAGPVARSFLRGINFLE